The window GAGAGAGGAGAATTTGCTGGTAGAGAAACAACCTCATGGTTACAACTTGATAAGGATGGCCGACAGTGGTTTAGTGACCATTGACAAAGTTTGGCTGTTGGATGACACACTAAATTCGTGGCTGACAACCCAGCACAAAGATCTATGCCTCTCATTTGCAATGTATAAGCTATTGCGGTGTCAGTTTGCAAGGTACAAAGTTAGTGAGACTAACTTTGCAAAAGCCAATAATTTTAGACGCCATGTGTTGCTCGAGGATAAGGATGATGAAAGGGTATTTGGGGTGATTGCGCATGAGCtgtcatttcttcatgattattATTATACATCCCTCCCAGTCTCATATGCAAAGAGTTGGCTACCCATAGTGAGTGTATTTATCTCACTCTCATGTATCGGCTACTGCTTGTTCCCCATCATCATTTTCATAGTTACCATCCCAGGTTTCAGTTATGCGCAGATTATTTGTCATCAAGTGCATTGCCATCATGAATCTGATCCTCTACATATGCCTGGGAGTGGAGCAGATGTGCAATTTGGAAAATTGTTCTATGACCTTTTGCCACTATATCTACTTGTTGCACTAGTTGTGCTTGTTGAAGCGAGGGAGATCGCTTCTTACATGAGCTCCAATTGGACCAAAGTAGCCCTGATTTGTGGCTATGTAAAGCATACTTCTTGGCAGAAATCTTCGGTGATCCGTAAATGCGTTGGCCTTGTGCTACGTACCAGATGCAAGATCATGAAGCATTGGGAGGACAAGATGAACCAGTGCTCGATCCTAGTGCTCCACGCAAGGAGAAACCCGGTGGCTCTTCTTCGACATCTCCTTCATCTGCCTGACCAGAAGAAGAAGGTGCCAAGACCGGTGAAAACCGCCGTCATTGACACGGTGAGAAGGTACGAAAGAATCAAGCGCCGAAGCAATGGCACAACACCTCTGCAGCTACAAGTCAACGACGACCTCCTTTGGTCATTCGAAGAAGCCAAGGGCACATCCGATGCCATGCTTGTGTGTCATATTGCCACAAGCATCCTTGAAGTGAGATCACGTGGCCACAAGCAGCCTCTCTCTGACCATGAGATCGTCGCTACTCACTTGTCACAATACTGCGCCTACTTGGTGGCCAATTCTCCAGAGCTACTACCCGACGATGCCGTGTGGTGCAGGAGCATCTACGAGGCCGTCAAGAAGGATGCCACGCGTGTCCTCCGGGACGGCGGCGATCAGGTGTCGACGGCAACGCCCGAAGAAGAGCATCAGCAGCTGTTCAAGCTGTTGAGCGGGCAGTCGAAGCACCATGTGCTCAAGGATGGCGgggagctcgggcggcggctgGCGGAGCTGCCGGAAGGAGAGGAGGTGGCATGGAAAGCCCTCGCGGAGTTCTGGTCGGAGACAGTCGTCTCTGTCGCCGCTGCTTGTGACAATATCGACGAGCACGCGGAGGCCGTCGCCCGGGGCGGGGAGCTGGTGACGCTCCTCTGGGCGCTGCTCGCCCATGTCGGGAGCGTCCACGTCGACACCGCCGATGCCGCTGCAACTCATGGTGCTCCCGATGCTGTTTAAGCGTGTTATGTTATGCAGTAGTATTTGCTCTTCATTTCATTTGGTTGGTACCTTGCAAGCTGTTGCGTGTAAATGTAATGCTCTTTCTAGTGTTCTTAAAGAGTGCGTTAATTGTTGCTATTGTGACTGTCATCTCATTGGAATTTCCTTTGTTTCCTCCTATTTCGTCGATGACTTATTTGTTGTTGCTAATTTTGCACGGGAATGAAATGATAAAGTTGTGCTGTGTGAAGGTTACTACTAATGTAAGCTTTTTACATGTGAACTTTTTTACAAACTTGTCATACGCGGCCTAGAAGAACACTGAAAGTTATGCTACAAATACACCTTGGTACGTATTAACTCCGTATGCTGCAGAATAGAACTGGCACGATCCTGTTTTAGTAGATCAGAAGGTAGAAGAGAGGCTTATGGCAACGTTGCACATGGATGGCAGGGTCTGGCCGCAGGTTTCTTCCTTCACTCTCTGCAACTTCCGTCAAAGAAAGGAATTTCTCGCCCTTTATTTTTGTTTGTATACAACAACACAACAATCAACGATCTACCTACAGAGAGCACATCTCGTTCCTAGCTCGTAAAAACAAGTTCTGGGAGACGTACTGCATCGCAATCGATATGTTTTTTTTATAATCACTCAACTGATAGTTTTTTTAGAAACACTCAACTTATATGTATAGCAACACATATCGGGTGATCACCAAGCGGGATCAGGAGCAGGATATGTATAGCAACTCATATGTATAGCAAAACAAGTCGGAAATTCGCCAAGGCCCAGCTATGCAGAAAGACGCAACAAGCGGTGGTTTTGCGCAGGTTTTAGAAGCGGCTTTCTTGTTTTCCAGTGGTTTCTGTTCGTCTTCCCTTTTACTTTTTCTCTTTTTCAATTTCGTAAGCATTCTGAAATTTTGTGAACATTTATCAATTTATGAAAAAatcaaattcgtgaacattttccAAATTTATGA is drawn from Aegilops tauschii subsp. strangulata cultivar AL8/78 chromosome 1, Aet v6.0, whole genome shotgun sequence and contains these coding sequences:
- the LOC109761944 gene encoding uncharacterized protein isoform X1; amino-acid sequence: MEQLHDGMFHHANLASEHVPPPLIVMREENLLVEKQPHGYNLIRMADSGLVTIDKVWLLDDTLNSWLTTQHKDLCLSFAMYKLLRCQFARYKVSETNFAKANNFRRHVLLEDKDDERVFGVIAHELSFLHDYYYTSLPVSYAKSWLPIVSVFISLSCIGYCLFPIIIFIVTIPGFSYAQIICHQVHCHHESDPLHMPGSGADVQFGKLFYDLLPLYLLVALVVLVEAREIASYMSSNWTKVALICGYVKHTSWQKSSVIRKCVGLVLRTRCKIMKHWEDKMNQCSILVLHARRNPVALLRHLLHLPDQKKKVPRPVKTAVIDTVRRYERIKRRSNGTTPLQLQVNDDLLWSFEEAKGTSDAMLVCHIATSILEVRSRGHKQPLSDHEIVATHLSQYCAYLVANSPELLPDDAVWCRSIYEAVKKDATRVLRDGGDQVSTATPEEEHQQLFKLLSGQSKHHVLKDGGELGRRLAELPEGEEVAWKALAEFWSETVVSVAAACDNIDEHAEAVARGGELVTLLWALLAHVGSVHVDTADAAATHGAPDAV
- the LOC109761944 gene encoding uncharacterized protein isoform X2; this encodes MRSLCNLSILTTKLLASQDSRLIQQHHPREQEQEQEVHVFVRSLRSIVRHRGGRCKIMKHWEDKMNQCSILVLHARRNPVALLRHLLHLPDQKKKVPRPVKTAVIDTVRRYERIKRRSNGTTPLQLQVNDDLLWSFEEAKGTSDAMLVCHIATSILEVRSRGHKQPLSDHEIVATHLSQYCAYLVANSPELLPDDAVWCRSIYEAVKKDATRVLRDGGDQVSTATPEEEHQQLFKLLSGQSKHHVLKDGGELGRRLAELPEGEEVAWKALAEFWSETVVSVAAACDNIDEHAEAVARGGELVTLLWALLAHVGSVHVDTADAAATHGAPDAV